In Drosophila yakuba strain Tai18E2 chromosome X, Prin_Dyak_Tai18E2_2.1, whole genome shotgun sequence, a single genomic region encodes these proteins:
- the LOC6525680 gene encoding uncharacterized protein LOC6525680 — translation MPAGRVAGKAGYSNHYYNGRSYVGINEEIMWVSIGMGVTIVLLITIALCYIAREKCQKRQREYYVTA, via the exons ATGCCAGCGGGTCGAGTGGCTGGCAAGGCCGGCTACTCCAATCACTACTATAATG GACGCTCGTACGTGGGCATCAACGAGGAGATCATGTGGGTGAGCATCGGCATGGGCGTGACCATAGTGCTCCTGATCACCATCGCCCTCTGCTACATTGCGCGCGAGAAGTGCCAGAAGCGGCAGCGGGAGTACTACGTGACCGCATAG
- the LOC6525681 gene encoding cytosolic endo-beta-N-acetylglucosaminidase — translation MDNLEAKVLEDTSKAMENSETERENDKTTGIPAAEEEEVVSGTKRELEAEVVGRGEGREEGREEKEKENACEKETVQREKCRDQNTCRCAQLEAEPIKDNRQLLEFRVRSRDIDWRQYVQPLNTKVRAAAVYLDRQADFVGSRRREVSEDNRRELLVCHDMMGNYLEDRHFHSSQKYDDYRFVHWSAVDYFCYFSHDYVTIPPCGWLNAAHRHGVPVLGTFIVEATARLDEFLATKESVESTVEALTRLCQHFGFEGWLVNVEVTVPQGKMPSLYRFVRQLTTATESRVPHGRVFWYDSVTDDGKLQWQNELNSRNARFFRHSHGTLINYAWDEGHLERSAQQAAREQAPQHRVFMGLDVFGRSRKGGFQSLETMELIANSGFSAGIFAPGWTFETLHRFGYNIKNPRGDEQVNASFLARNEAWWARIWPTLATHPYRSLPFFTDFCVGSGRMEFERGWRIPGAFFNLSRQSLQPSVPLDRNAVHHFDDAYLGGCSLLLTNYERAFRLFVTDFELALGVLLLSYVFRIDGDAVATTFDLLLRVTPLRSNDEDLYLFCGDYEGAIVAPQRCYLSPLERDLPSGLHRLRQDSRSLAAGWQVRHYLVKFDGPVRVQDIGVKCRRPEESSTQAKLGVVYVDALSLEDLKGTWTDIPVYGKRMWNEQ, via the exons ATGGACAACTTGGAGGCTAAGGTACTGGAAGACACCAGCAAAGCGATGGAAAACAGTGAAACGGAGCGGGAAAATGACAAAACCACCGGCATTCCAGCtgccgaagaagaagaagttgTTTCCGGGACGAAGAGGGAACTAGAAGCGGAAGTCGTTGGGAGAGGGGAAGGGAGAGAGGAAGGGAGagaggaaaaggaaaaggagaaTGCATGCGAGAAAGAGACAGTGCAACGGGAAAAGTGCCGGGATCAAAACACCTGTAGATGCG CCCAACTGGAGGCGGAGCCCATCAAGGACAACCGCCAGCTGCTGGAGTTCCGGGTGCGGAGCAGGGACATCGACTGGCGCCAGTATGTCCAGCCACTGAACACCAAAGTTCGGGCGGCGGCCGTCTATCTGGACCGCCAGGCGGACTTCGTGGGCAGCAGGCGGCGCGAGGTTAGCGAGGATAATCGCAGGGAACTGCTCGTTTGCCACGACATGATGGGCAACTACCTCGAGGATCG GCACTTTCACAGCTCGCAGAAGTACGACGACTATCGATTCGTGCACTGGTCAGCCGTGGATTACTTCTGTTACTTCAGCCACGACTACGTGACCATTCCGCCCTGCGGCTGGCTGAATGCCGCCCATCGCCACGGAGTTCCGGTGCTGGGCACGTTCATCGTGGAGGCAACCGCACGGCTGGACGAGTTCCTGGCCACCAAGGAGAGTGTCGAGAGCACCGTGGAGGCCCTAACCCGTCTCTGCCAGCACTTCGGCTTCGAGGGCTGGCTGGTCAACGTGGAGGTGACTGTTCCCCAGGGCAAAATGCCCAGTCTTTA CCGCTTTGTCCGGCAACTGACGACCGCCACGGAGTCACGTGTGCCACATGGACGTGTCTTTTGGTACGACAGCGTTACGGACGACGGCAAACTGCAGTGGCAGAACGAGCTGAACTCCCGGAACGCGCGCTTCTTCCGACACAGCCATGGAACGCTCATAAACTACGCCTGGGACGAGGGCCACTTGGAGCGGAGTGCCCAGCAGGCGGCGAGGGAGCAGGCGCCCCAGCATCGCGTCTTCATGGGATTGGATGTCTTTGGTAGGAGTCGCAAGGGCGGCTTCCAGAGTCTGGAGACCATGGAGCTGATTGCGAACAGCGGCTTCTCGGCGGGCATCTTTGCGCCCGGCTGGACCTTCGAAACGCTCCATCGCTTTGGGTACAACATCAAGAATCCACGCGGAGATGAGCAGGTGAACGCGTCCTTCTTGGCCAGAAACGAGGCGTGGTGGGCACGCATTTGGCCCACTTTGGCCACGCATCCGTATCGTTCGCTACCCTTCTTCACGGACTTTTGCGTCGGTTCCGGTCGCATGGAATTCGAGCGGGGTTGGAGGATACCGGGCGCCTTCTTCAATCTGTCGCGGCAATCGCTGCAGCCGTCGGTGCCGCTGGACAGGAATGCAGTGCATCATTTCGACGATGCCTACTTGGGCGGCTGCTCCCTGCTGTTGACCAACTACGAGCGTGCCTTCCGGCTTTTTGTCACCGACTTTGAACTGGCCCTCGGCGTTCTGCTGCTGAGTTATGTTTTCCGAATCGATGGCGATGCCGTGGCCACCACCTTTGACCTGCTGCTGCGAGTGACACCGCTGCGTAGCAATGACGAGGACTTGTACCTATTCTGTGGCGACTATGAAGGCGCCATTGTTGCTCCACAACGCTGTTATCTATCGCCTCTCGAACGAGACCTGCCCAGTGGCCTTCACCGTTTGCGCCAGGACAGCAGATCCTTGGCAGCGGGCTGGCAGGTGCGTCACTATCTGGTCAAGTTCGATGGACCCGTCAGGGTTCAGGACATCGGAGTTAAGTGCCGGCGGCCGGAGGAATCGAGCACGCAGGCCAAGTTGGGTGTCGTTTATGTGGACGCTCTGTCGCTGGAGGATTTGAAGGGCACGTGGACAGATATTCCAGTCTACGGCAAACGCATGTGGAATGAGCAGTGA